Proteins encoded within one genomic window of Amycolatopsis sp. 2-15:
- a CDS encoding nitroreductase family protein: MDVREALYTTRMMRRMHPDAIPLEVQARILDAAIRAPNGGNTQRWHFLTVDNPDTNAELAPIYRRCRQKEYEDMAAGTFAVPLENPEGHAATMRQTTKSADFLVKHFTEIPLLLFVFAIDDHGGANIYPAIWSTLLAARVEGVAA; the protein is encoded by the coding sequence ATGGATGTCCGCGAAGCCCTGTACACCACGCGGATGATGCGGCGCATGCACCCGGACGCAATCCCGCTGGAGGTCCAGGCCCGCATCCTCGACGCCGCGATCCGGGCGCCCAACGGAGGCAACACCCAGCGCTGGCACTTCCTGACAGTGGACAATCCGGACACCAACGCCGAACTCGCCCCGATCTACCGCCGCTGTCGGCAGAAAGAGTACGAGGACATGGCCGCCGGCACGTTCGCCGTGCCGCTCGAGAATCCCGAAGGCCACGCCGCGACGATGCGGCAGACCACGAAGTCTGCCGACTTCCTGGTCAAGCACTTCACCGAGATCCCGCTGCTGCTGTTCGTGTTCGCCATCGACGACCACGGCGGCGCGAACATCTACCCCGCCATCTGGAGCACTCTGCTCGCCGCCCGCGTCGAAGGCGTGGCGGCGTGA
- a CDS encoding cupin domain-containing protein, translated as MSGENRTKVVVVQPGDESDTAVLPGFGAVFKLTHQNNGGEVSILEHPFAVGAITAPHRHTREDEHSLVLTGEIGFRSDDSEVVLGPGGYITKPRGEMHAMWNAGQTPGRIVEVITPGGFENYFRELSDLLTAHAAGELVGDVENLHETDEFARLAVKYGLTYSTPDWLDDVVHRYGLNHPTH; from the coding sequence GTGTCCGGAGAGAACCGCACGAAGGTCGTGGTGGTGCAGCCCGGTGATGAATCGGACACCGCGGTGCTGCCCGGCTTCGGTGCCGTGTTCAAACTGACGCACCAGAACAACGGGGGAGAGGTGTCGATCCTAGAGCACCCGTTCGCGGTCGGCGCCATCACCGCGCCCCACCGCCACACTCGCGAGGACGAGCACTCCCTCGTGCTGACCGGCGAGATCGGCTTCCGCTCCGACGACTCAGAAGTCGTGCTCGGCCCGGGCGGCTACATCACCAAACCGCGCGGAGAGATGCACGCCATGTGGAACGCCGGCCAGACGCCGGGCCGCATCGTCGAGGTCATCACCCCCGGCGGCTTCGAGAACTACTTCCGCGAACTCAGCGACCTCCTCACCGCCCACGCCGCCGGTGAACTCGTCGGCGACGTCGAGAACCTCCACGAAACCGACGAATTCGCCCGCCTCGCCGTGAAGTACGGCCTGACCTACAGCACCCCCGACTGGCTCGACGACGTGGTCCACCGCTACGGCCTCAACCACCCGACGCACTGA
- a CDS encoding IS481 family transposase, translating to MHHRNAPLSLEGRRRLVQRCQTRPIAHVAAEMGISRQCASKWVNRWRRHGEAGLLDRPSVPHHQPTATPAQVVARIEQLRRHRKYSARRIATELTAEGITISVRTVGRHLLALGLNRRRSLDPTGASNRQPRRILARWPGHMVHLDVKKTGEIPHGGGWRIHDKNSEHARQVARGKTRGTRARYTYLHSAIDGYSHLAYTEALPNEKARTAIGFTHRARAFFARHGINHIHRLVTDNGACYRAHDFATVLRGARHQRITPYTPRHNGKIERYNRILAEEFLYAHAWTSEHHRTTALAVWNIHYNYHRPHTAAGDQPPATRLDTGVTNVMASYS from the coding sequence ATGCACCACCGTAATGCCCCGCTGTCGCTCGAGGGCCGTCGCCGGCTCGTGCAGCGGTGCCAGACCCGTCCGATCGCTCACGTCGCCGCCGAGATGGGCATCTCCCGGCAATGCGCCAGCAAGTGGGTCAACCGCTGGCGCCGCCACGGCGAGGCAGGGCTGCTCGACCGCCCGAGCGTCCCGCACCACCAGCCCACCGCCACCCCCGCGCAGGTGGTGGCCCGGATCGAGCAGCTGCGCCGGCACCGGAAGTATTCAGCCCGCCGGATCGCCACCGAACTGACCGCCGAAGGCATCACGATCTCGGTCCGCACCGTCGGGCGGCACCTGCTTGCGCTGGGCCTCAACCGGCGCCGGTCCCTCGACCCCACCGGCGCCAGCAACCGCCAGCCACGCCGGATCCTCGCCCGCTGGCCCGGGCACATGGTCCACCTGGACGTGAAGAAAACCGGCGAGATCCCCCACGGTGGTGGCTGGCGCATCCACGACAAAAACAGCGAACACGCCCGGCAGGTCGCCCGCGGCAAGACCCGCGGCACCCGGGCCCGCTACACCTACCTGCACTCCGCGATCGACGGCTACTCCCACCTGGCCTACACCGAAGCCCTCCCCAACGAGAAAGCCCGCACCGCGATCGGATTCACCCACCGCGCCCGCGCGTTCTTCGCCCGCCACGGCATTAACCACATCCACCGCCTGGTCACCGACAACGGCGCCTGCTACCGCGCCCACGACTTCGCCACCGTCCTACGCGGCGCCCGCCACCAACGGATCACGCCCTACACCCCACGCCACAACGGCAAAATCGAACGCTACAACCGCATCCTCGCCGAAGAATTCCTCTACGCCCACGCCTGGACCAGCGAACACCACCGCACCACAGCGCTGGCAGTCTGGAACATCCAC